One Paenibacillus crassostreae DNA segment encodes these proteins:
- the rlmB gene encoding 23S rRNA (guanosine(2251)-2'-O)-methyltransferase RlmB, protein MEEEMIAGKHSVTEALRSGRSINKIWISENAQKHLTLPIIAEAKKRGVVIQQVDKRKLDQLVPDVQHQGVVAQVAPYEYAEVDDIIAIAEKKGEKPFLILLDEIEDPHNLGSILRTADCTGAHGVIIPKRRSAQVTATVSKTSAGAVEYVPVAQVTNLGQTIDKLKELGIWVVGTDVEAVQEIYDTNVFDGPVAVVVGNEGKGMGRLIRDKCDVLVKLPMKGQINSLNASVAAGVVMYEVLHRRRKQE, encoded by the coding sequence ATGGAAGAGGAAATGATTGCAGGTAAGCATTCAGTCACCGAGGCACTTCGATCGGGAAGAAGCATTAATAAGATATGGATATCTGAAAATGCACAAAAACATTTGACACTTCCCATTATCGCTGAAGCCAAGAAGCGTGGGGTCGTGATCCAGCAAGTGGACAAGCGGAAACTAGACCAACTCGTCCCTGATGTTCAGCATCAAGGTGTAGTGGCTCAAGTAGCTCCATATGAGTATGCTGAAGTAGACGATATTATTGCTATAGCGGAGAAAAAAGGTGAGAAGCCTTTCTTGATCTTGCTTGATGAAATTGAAGATCCTCATAATCTAGGATCTATCTTACGTACAGCAGACTGTACTGGAGCTCATGGTGTAATCATTCCTAAACGTCGTTCTGCTCAAGTAACCGCAACGGTATCCAAAACTTCAGCAGGTGCTGTTGAGTATGTGCCGGTAGCCCAAGTGACGAATTTGGGGCAGACTATAGATAAGCTGAAAGAGTTGGGTATCTGGGTAGTGGGTACTGACGTTGAAGCTGTGCAGGAAATTTATGATACGAATGTATTTGATGGTCCTGTTGCGGTAGTTGTTGGTAATGAAGGAAAGGGCATGGGGCGATTGATTCGAGATAAATGCGACGTGTTAGTGAAATTGCCAATGAAGGGTCAGATCAACTCATTAAATGCTTCCGTGGCAGCTGGAGTAGTCATGTATGAAGTGCTGCACCGACGTCGTAAGCAAGAGTAA
- a CDS encoding Mini-ribonuclease 3, with protein sequence MSADNGQKLFEEGLFTFPPSKQAKLIPPIVLAYIGDALYEVAVRQYLISKPNLRPHHLHTSATKMVSAKAQSKIVTYLDTFLTEEERDVVRQGRNAKSGSIPKNADVLEYRHATAFEALIGYLYYTKQLERMNELIMLSIQYMDQ encoded by the coding sequence GTGAGCGCGGACAATGGTCAGAAATTGTTTGAAGAGGGTTTGTTTACATTTCCTCCTTCGAAGCAAGCTAAACTCATTCCCCCAATTGTATTAGCGTATATTGGGGATGCACTTTATGAAGTAGCTGTGCGACAATATCTGATTTCCAAACCTAATTTACGGCCCCATCACTTGCATACATCGGCTACAAAGATGGTATCCGCGAAGGCACAGAGTAAAATTGTAACCTATCTAGATACCTTTTTAACCGAGGAAGAACGTGATGTGGTTAGACAAGGGCGTAATGCTAAATCAGGCAGTATTCCTAAAAATGCTGATGTATTAGAATATCGTCATGCTACAGCGTTTGAGGCTTTAATTGGATACTTGTACTATACAAAACAATTGGAAAGAATGAATGAATTAATTATGTTAAGCATTCAGTATATGGATCAATAG
- the cysS gene encoding cysteine--tRNA ligase — translation MALKIYNTLTRNKEIFVSQEPGKVKMYVCGPTVYDFIHIGNARPMIVFDVVRTYLEQLGNEVKYVVNFTDIDDKLIRKAEQTGSTVPEVADTFIGAYYEDLEGLGLTRATLNPRVTENMDSILEFIQELEDKGFAYEKGGDVFFRTHKFKEYGKLSHQKLEELQFGIRIGVDERKENPEDFVLWKAAKPGEIAWSSPWGEGRPGWHIECSAMARRYLGESIDIHGGGQDLQFPHHECEVAQTEAITGKTFAHYWMHNGYINIDNEKMSKSLGNGILVKDLRKQYKWESIRYFMLSSQYRNPLNFNNEIIDQAEKSTERIRNAVDNLKHRLTAVVVDMNDTVDETLQSRLSDILAMYHDKMQDDFNTPDAITAIFEWVNEANSLLQRAVVKAVDIYALLHVFDEMNQVLRLYAVNEVELIDEEVDKLIVEREQARKDKNWKRADDIRDLLASRGIILEDTAQGMRWRRK, via the coding sequence ATGGCTCTAAAAATTTATAATACGTTGACTAGAAATAAGGAAATCTTTGTATCACAAGAACCTGGGAAGGTGAAAATGTATGTATGCGGACCAACCGTTTACGACTTTATTCATATTGGTAACGCGCGTCCGATGATTGTATTTGACGTGGTCCGAACTTATCTAGAACAACTGGGTAATGAAGTGAAATACGTTGTGAATTTTACAGATATTGATGATAAATTAATTCGAAAAGCAGAACAAACAGGGAGCACTGTGCCTGAAGTCGCGGATACTTTTATTGGTGCTTATTATGAGGATTTAGAAGGTCTCGGACTGACTCGTGCTACGTTAAATCCACGTGTTACTGAAAATATGGATTCGATTCTAGAATTTATTCAGGAGCTTGAGGATAAAGGATTCGCTTATGAGAAGGGTGGAGACGTATTTTTTCGTACTCATAAATTTAAAGAATACGGTAAATTGTCTCATCAGAAACTCGAGGAATTGCAATTCGGCATTCGAATCGGTGTGGATGAACGTAAAGAGAATCCAGAAGATTTCGTGCTATGGAAAGCTGCGAAACCAGGTGAAATAGCATGGTCTAGTCCATGGGGTGAGGGAAGACCTGGGTGGCATATTGAGTGTTCAGCTATGGCACGTCGTTATCTAGGTGAAAGTATTGATATCCATGGTGGAGGACAGGATTTACAATTCCCACATCATGAATGCGAAGTAGCTCAGACAGAAGCAATTACTGGTAAGACATTCGCTCATTATTGGATGCACAATGGATACATTAATATTGATAATGAGAAAATGTCCAAATCATTAGGTAACGGTATACTAGTTAAGGATTTGCGTAAACAGTATAAGTGGGAGTCCATCCGTTACTTTATGTTATCGAGCCAGTATCGTAATCCATTGAACTTCAACAACGAGATCATCGATCAGGCAGAGAAAAGCACAGAACGGATTCGAAATGCCGTGGATAATCTGAAACATCGCTTAACTGCTGTTGTGGTAGATATGAACGATACAGTTGATGAGACATTGCAGTCCAGACTTTCTGATATTCTAGCGATGTATCATGATAAAATGCAGGATGATTTCAATACACCAGACGCGATTACAGCTATATTCGAATGGGTAAACGAAGCCAATTCTTTACTGCAGCGAGCTGTTGTGAAAGCTGTTGATATCTATGCTCTATTACATGTATTTGATGAGATGAATCAAGTGTTAAGACTATATGCTGTCAATGAAGTGGAATTGATCGATGAAGAGGTTGATAAGCTAATTGTTGAACGTGAACAGGCTCGTAAAGATAAAAATTGGAAGCGTGCTGATGACATTCGCGATTTACTTGCATCCCGTGGCATTATATTAGAGGATACGGCGCAAGGTATGCGCTGGAGACGTAAGTGA
- the secE gene encoding preprotein translocase subunit SecE codes for MKGKFKSFFSFFSESWAELKKVRWPNRKELTNYTLIVIGTVTFVTIYFWVLDIGISAVIEAII; via the coding sequence GTGAAAGGTAAGTTCAAGTCTTTTTTTTCCTTTTTCTCTGAGAGCTGGGCTGAACTCAAAAAGGTTCGCTGGCCCAATCGTAAAGAACTGACGAACTATACTCTTATAGTCATTGGTACGGTTACGTTTGTCACAATTTATTTTTGGGTGCTAGACATCGGTATTTCCGCTGTGATCGAAGCGATTATTTAA
- the nusG gene encoding transcription termination/antitermination protein NusG, giving the protein MEKRWYVVHTYSGYENKVKANLEKRVESMGMEDKIFRVLVPMEEEIVNKDGKKKTVMRKVYPGYVIVEMIQTDDSWYVVRNTPGVTGFVGSTGSGSKPTALLPEEMEQILKHMGMNEPKPHIEFELKESVRIKVGPFANFVGSVEEILVDKSKVKVHVNMFGRETPVELDYTQVEKID; this is encoded by the coding sequence ATGGAAAAAAGATGGTATGTCGTTCATACCTATTCAGGGTATGAGAATAAGGTCAAAGCCAATTTGGAAAAACGCGTAGAGTCTATGGGGATGGAAGATAAGATATTCCGTGTTCTTGTTCCGATGGAAGAAGAAATCGTAAACAAAGACGGTAAGAAAAAAACTGTCATGCGTAAAGTTTACCCCGGATATGTCATTGTCGAAATGATCCAGACTGATGATTCTTGGTATGTTGTTCGCAACACACCAGGAGTAACAGGTTTTGTTGGTTCAACAGGCTCAGGTTCTAAACCTACAGCTCTGCTTCCAGAAGAAATGGAACAGATCCTGAAACATATGGGAATGAATGAACCGAAACCCCACATCGAATTTGAACTTAAGGAATCGGTTAGAATTAAAGTCGGTCCTTTTGCGAACTTCGTGGGCTCCGTGGAAGAAATTTTGGTAGACAAGAGCAAAGTCAAGGTACACGTTAACATGTTTGGACGGGAAACCCCAGTAGAGTTGGATTATACTCAAGTGGAGAAGATTGATTAA
- the sigH gene encoding RNA polymerase sporulation sigma factor SigH translates to MSVDLKDLMVSDYACLSDEDIVEAFRLGESLALEFLINKYRNFVRAKARSYFLIGADREDIVQEGMIGLYKSIRDFRGDKQSSFKAFAELCITRQIITAIKTATRQKHIPLNSYISLDKPIYDEDSDRTLLDVICGSQISDPEQLAINKEEFMGLEDKMSEILSDLERKVLMLYLDGQSYQEISVDLDRHVKSIDNALQRVKRKLERYLEVRDN, encoded by the coding sequence GTGAGTGTCGACCTGAAGGATTTAATGGTGTCTGATTATGCATGCCTCAGTGATGAGGACATAGTCGAAGCTTTCCGCTTAGGCGAGAGTTTAGCACTAGAGTTCTTGATCAACAAGTATAGAAATTTTGTACGAGCAAAAGCTAGATCCTATTTTTTGATCGGTGCTGATCGTGAGGATATCGTTCAAGAAGGAATGATTGGGTTATATAAGTCGATAAGGGACTTCAGAGGAGATAAGCAATCATCGTTTAAGGCTTTCGCTGAATTGTGCATTACAAGGCAAATTATTACTGCGATTAAGACGGCTACGAGACAGAAGCATATTCCATTAAACTCCTACATATCGTTGGACAAGCCCATATATGATGAAGATTCTGATCGGACATTGCTTGATGTAATTTGTGGGTCGCAAATATCTGACCCTGAGCAATTGGCTATTAATAAAGAAGAATTTATGGGTCTGGAAGATAAGATGTCTGAAATTCTTAGTGATTTGGAACGTAAGGTTCTTATGTTGTATTTAGACGGACAATCCTATCAAGAAATTTCGGTGGATTTAGACCGACATGTTAAGTCAATTGATAATGCTCTTCAACGTGTGAAACGTAAGTTGGAGAGATATTTGGAAGTAAGAGATAACTGA
- the rplK gene encoding 50S ribosomal protein L11 has product MAKKVIKIVKLQIPAGKANPAPPVGPALGQAGVNIMAFCKEFNARTADQAGLIIPVEISVFEDRSFTFITKTPPAAVLLRVAAKIEKGSGEPNKKKVATVKRAVVREIAEQKMPDLNAASVEAAMRMVEGTARSMGITIED; this is encoded by the coding sequence ATGGCAAAAAAGGTAATCAAAATTGTAAAACTGCAAATTCCTGCAGGTAAAGCGAATCCGGCACCACCGGTAGGTCCTGCGTTGGGTCAAGCAGGTGTCAACATTATGGCATTTTGTAAAGAGTTCAATGCTCGTACAGCAGATCAAGCTGGATTGATTATTCCGGTTGAAATTTCTGTATTCGAAGATCGTTCGTTTACATTCATCACCAAAACTCCTCCTGCTGCAGTTCTACTTCGTGTAGCTGCAAAGATTGAGAAGGGTTCTGGCGAACCGAATAAGAAGAAGGTTGCTACAGTTAAGCGTGCAGTAGTACGTGAAATCGCTGAGCAAAAAATGCCTGACCTTAATGCTGCATCCGTTGAGGCTGCTATGCGTATGGTTGAAGGTACTGCCCGCAGTATGGGAATCACAATCGAAGACTAA
- a CDS encoding NYN domain-containing protein, with amino-acid sequence MVNLRDVLLVDAYNMIGGWPELAQLASMNMQEARDRLLERLADYQAFSGKQVIAVFDAYRVPGLGKSFSQSKIQVYFTKEKETADETIERLVGEMSQRRRQIYVATSDLIEQNVIFAKGALRLSARELLIEVENSEREIEEQIKRERVGSNRNTIDDKLSPEQRKLFERWRRE; translated from the coding sequence ATGGTAAACCTACGGGATGTGCTTCTTGTCGATGCATACAACATGATCGGGGGATGGCCCGAACTGGCCCAGTTGGCAAGCATGAATATGCAAGAAGCAAGAGACCGTCTACTGGAACGACTAGCGGATTATCAGGCATTCTCAGGGAAACAAGTCATTGCAGTTTTCGATGCATATCGCGTACCCGGATTAGGTAAGTCCTTCTCTCAGAGTAAAATACAGGTGTATTTCACGAAAGAAAAAGAAACAGCTGACGAGACGATTGAACGACTAGTAGGTGAAATGAGTCAAAGGCGGCGTCAGATCTATGTAGCAACCAGTGATTTAATAGAGCAAAATGTCATTTTTGCTAAAGGTGCACTCCGGTTATCAGCACGTGAACTTCTAATCGAAGTTGAGAATTCTGAACGTGAAATTGAAGAGCAGATTAAACGGGAACGGGTTGGCTCTAATCGTAATACAATAGATGATAAATTGAGTCCGGAGCAACGAAAGTTATTTGAACGTTGGCGGCGGGAATGA
- the rpmG gene encoding 50S ribosomal protein L33, producing the protein MRVIITLACTNCKQRNYATTKNKRNHPDRMEMKKFCKYCNEQTPHRETR; encoded by the coding sequence ATGCGGGTAATTATCACTTTGGCTTGTACAAATTGCAAACAAAGAAACTACGCAACCACGAAGAACAAGCGGAATCACCCCGACCGCATGGAGATGAAGAAATTTTGCAAGTATTGTAACGAGCAAACTCCTCATCGCGAAACCAGATAA